From the genome of Pseudomonas sp. Teo4, one region includes:
- the serS gene encoding serine--tRNA ligase — protein sequence MLDAKLLRGQLQEVADRLASRGFSLDVARIESLEERRKAVQTRTEQLQAERNARSKSIGQAKAKGEDIAPLMADVERMANELAAGKAELDGIQAELDGILLTIPNLPDASVPVGASEDDNVEVRRWGTPNAFDFEIKDHVALGEISQGLDFEAAAKLSGARFAVLRGPIARLHRALAQFMINLHTGEHGYEEHYTPYMVQAPALQGTGQLPKFEEDLFKISREGEADFYLIPTAEVSLTNLVADQILDAKQLPLKLVAHTPCFRSEAGASGRDTRGMIRQHQFDKVEMVQIVEPSKSMEALEGLTANAERVLQLLELPYRVLALCTGDMGFGAVKTYDLEVWVPSQDKYREISSCSNCGDFQARRMQARWRNPETGKPELVHTLNGSGLAVGRTLVAVLENYQQADGSIRVPEVLKPYMGGVEVIR from the coding sequence ATGCTCGATGCCAAACTGTTACGCGGCCAACTTCAGGAAGTGGCGGATCGCCTGGCCTCCCGTGGCTTCAGCCTGGATGTCGCGCGCATCGAATCACTGGAAGAACGCCGCAAGGCGGTGCAGACCCGTACCGAGCAACTGCAAGCCGAGCGTAATGCCCGCTCCAAGTCCATTGGCCAGGCCAAGGCCAAGGGCGAGGACATTGCGCCGCTGATGGCCGATGTGGAGCGCATGGCCAATGAGCTGGCCGCCGGCAAGGCCGAGCTGGATGGCATCCAGGCTGAGCTGGACGGCATTCTCCTGACCATCCCCAACCTGCCGGACGCCAGCGTACCGGTCGGCGCCAGCGAAGACGACAACGTCGAAGTGCGCCGCTGGGGGACGCCAAACGCGTTCGATTTTGAAATCAAGGACCACGTGGCCTTGGGCGAAATCAGCCAGGGCCTGGACTTCGAAGCCGCAGCCAAACTGTCCGGCGCCCGCTTCGCCGTGCTGCGTGGCCCGATTGCCCGTCTGCACCGCGCCCTGGCGCAGTTCATGATCAACCTGCACACCGGCGAGCACGGCTACGAGGAACACTACACCCCGTACATGGTGCAAGCCCCGGCCCTGCAAGGTACCGGCCAGCTGCCGAAGTTCGAGGAAGACCTGTTCAAGATCAGCCGCGAAGGCGAAGCCGACTTCTACCTGATCCCGACCGCCGAAGTGTCGCTGACCAACCTGGTGGCCGACCAGATCCTCGACGCCAAGCAGCTGCCGCTCAAGCTGGTTGCCCACACCCCGTGCTTCCGCAGCGAAGCGGGCGCCTCGGGTCGCGACACCCGCGGCATGATCCGCCAGCACCAGTTCGACAAGGTCGAGATGGTTCAGATCGTCGAGCCGTCCAAGTCCATGGAAGCGCTGGAAGGCCTGACCGCCAACGCCGAGCGTGTACTGCAACTGCTGGAGCTGCCATACCGCGTACTGGCCCTGTGCACCGGCGACATGGGCTTCGGTGCCGTGAAGACCTACGACCTCGAAGTGTGGGTGCCTAGCCAGGACAAGTACCGCGAAATCAGCTCCTGCTCGAACTGCGGTGACTTCCAGGCCCGCCGCATGCAGGCGCGCTGGCGCAACCCGGAAACCGGCAAGCCGGAGCTGGTGCATACCCTCAACGGCTCGGGTCTGGCGGTCGGCCGTACCCTGGTGGCTGTGCTGGAAAACTACCAGCAAGCCGACGGCTCGATTCGTGTGCCGGAAGTGCTGAAGCCTTACATGGGTGGTGTCGAGGTCATCCGCTAA
- a CDS encoding glutathione S-transferase family protein, which translates to MGLLIDGRWHDQWYENGKDGAFKRENAQRRNALPAPEAGRYHLYVSLACPWAHRTLIVRALKGLEPLIDVSVVSWLMGEQGWTFDVQNGSTGDHLDALSYLHQRYTQDDPHYTGRVTVPVLWDKQEKRIVNNESSEIIRIFNSAFNELTGNQLDLYPEPLRPTIEALNARIYPAVNNGVYRAGFATTQDAYEAAFDDVFNELDYLEELLSRQRYLAGEYLTEADVRLFTTLVRFDAVYHGHFKCNLRRLADYPNLSNWLRELYQWPGVAQTVNMEHIQKHYYMSHKTINPTGIVPKGPLQDFSLPHDRERLVGKGIWKV; encoded by the coding sequence ATGGGCCTTTTGATCGACGGCCGCTGGCACGACCAGTGGTATGAAAACGGCAAGGATGGCGCCTTCAAGCGTGAAAACGCCCAACGCCGCAACGCACTGCCCGCCCCTGAAGCCGGCCGTTACCACCTGTATGTCTCGCTGGCCTGCCCATGGGCGCACCGCACCTTGATTGTCCGCGCCCTCAAAGGGCTGGAGCCGCTGATTGACGTGTCGGTGGTGAGCTGGCTGATGGGCGAGCAGGGTTGGACGTTCGACGTGCAGAACGGCTCCACTGGGGACCACCTCGATGCGCTGAGCTACCTGCACCAACGCTATACCCAGGACGATCCGCACTACACCGGCCGGGTGACCGTGCCCGTGCTGTGGGACAAGCAGGAAAAACGCATCGTCAACAACGAGTCTTCCGAGATCATCCGCATCTTCAACTCGGCGTTCAACGAACTGACCGGCAACCAGTTGGACCTGTACCCCGAGCCGCTGCGTCCAACTATCGAGGCGCTGAACGCGCGTATCTACCCAGCGGTCAACAATGGCGTTTATCGCGCAGGCTTCGCCACCACGCAAGATGCCTATGAGGCTGCGTTCGACGACGTGTTCAACGAGCTGGACTACCTGGAAGAACTGCTCAGCCGCCAGCGTTACCTGGCAGGCGAGTACCTGACCGAAGCCGACGTACGCCTGTTCACCACGCTGGTGCGCTTCGATGCGGTTTACCATGGCCACTTCAAGTGCAACCTGCGCCGCCTGGCCGACTACCCGAACCTGTCCAACTGGCTGCGCGAACTGTACCAGTGGCCGGGCGTTGCGCAGACGGTGAACATGGAGCACATCCAGAAGCACTATTACATGAGCCACAAGACCATCAACCCCACGGGCATCGTACCCAAGGGGCCGCTGCAGGACTTCAGCCTGCCGCATGATCGGGAGCGGTTGGTGGGCAAGGGTATCTGGAAGGTTTGA
- a CDS encoding glycosyl transferase family protein produces the protein MTNSPRPLTLETPAEHPFAEFVRILGKGKRGARSLTREEARAAMTLLLEGKVEDTQLGAFLMLLRHKEESAEELAGFTEALRAQLQAPKISVDLDWPSYAGKKRHLPWFLLSAKCLANNGVRILLHGGGAHTGGRLYTEQLLDLLQIPLCRDWTAVGTALDQHQLAFIPLQDWAPQLQRMIDLRNTLGLRSPIHSLARVLNPLGARCGLQSIFHPGYQAVHREASRLLGDHAVVIKGDGGEIEVNPDVISHLYGTSASEAWDEEWPALSERRHVKPPSLQPEQLLAVWQGKAQDSYGEMAVVATMALALRGLGQTRDEAFETARQYWDARNKSI, from the coding sequence ATGACCAACAGCCCGCGCCCACTGACCCTGGAAACCCCGGCCGAGCACCCGTTCGCCGAGTTCGTGCGAATCCTTGGCAAGGGCAAACGCGGCGCCCGTAGCCTGACCCGCGAGGAAGCACGGGCCGCCATGACCCTGCTGCTCGAAGGCAAGGTCGAAGACACCCAGCTGGGCGCCTTCCTCATGCTACTGCGGCACAAGGAAGAAAGCGCCGAAGAACTGGCCGGTTTCACCGAGGCTCTGCGTGCCCAGTTGCAAGCGCCGAAAATCAGTGTCGACCTGGACTGGCCAAGCTATGCCGGCAAGAAGCGGCACCTGCCTTGGTTCCTGCTGTCGGCCAAATGCCTGGCCAACAACGGCGTACGCATTCTGCTGCACGGCGGCGGCGCCCATACCGGCGGACGCCTGTACACCGAGCAACTGCTCGACCTGCTGCAGATTCCGCTGTGCCGCGACTGGACGGCGGTGGGCACTGCCCTGGACCAGCACCAACTGGCGTTCATCCCCCTGCAAGACTGGGCGCCTCAGCTGCAGCGCATGATCGACCTGCGCAACACCCTTGGCTTGCGTTCACCCATTCACTCCCTGGCCCGGGTGTTGAATCCCTTGGGCGCCCGCTGCGGCCTGCAGAGCATCTTCCACCCCGGCTACCAGGCCGTGCACCGAGAGGCCAGCCGCCTGCTCGGCGACCATGCTGTGGTGATCAAGGGCGATGGTGGCGAAATCGAGGTCAACCCCGACGTCATCAGCCACCTGTATGGCACCTCTGCAAGTGAGGCCTGGGACGAAGAATGGCCCGCACTGAGCGAACGCCGCCATGTGAAGCCACCTAGCCTGCAGCCCGAACAGCTGCTGGCGGTATGGCAGGGCAAGGCGCAGGACAGTTATGGCGAAATGGCCGTGGTGGCGACCATGGCCCTGGCGTTGCGGGGGCTGGGACAAACGCGGGACGAAGCCTTCGAAACCGCTCGACAGTACTGGGATGCACGAAACAAATCGATTTAG
- the cysG gene encoding siroheme synthase CysG yields the protein MDFLPLFHKLQGGRVLVVGGGEIALRKARLLADAGAALRVVAPEVDSQLAALASEGGGEVQVRGYRVSDLDGCRLVIAATDDAGLNAQVSADAQARSLPVNVVDAPALCTVIFPAIVDRSPLVVAVSSGGDAPVLARLIRAKLEAWIPSAYGELAGLAARFRDKVKALYPDVNQRRGFWENVFQGPIAERQLAGQGAEAERLLQAMVEGAPVQQGGEVYLVGAGPGDPDLLTFRALRLMQQADVVLYDRLVAPAIIEMCRRDAERIYVGKRRADHAVPQDQINRLLVDLARQGKRVLRLKGGDPFIFGRGGEEIEELAEEGIPFQVVPGITAASGCSAYGGIPLTHRDYAQSVRFVTGHLKDGTSNLPWDDLVAPAQTLVFYMGLVGLPTICAELIRHGRAASTPAALVQQGTTRNQRVFTGTLADLPDLVAQHEVHAPTLVIVGEVVQLREKLAWFEGAQQG from the coding sequence ATGGATTTCCTGCCACTGTTCCACAAGCTGCAAGGCGGTCGTGTACTGGTCGTCGGCGGTGGTGAGATCGCTTTGCGCAAAGCGCGCCTGCTGGCCGATGCCGGCGCCGCGCTGCGGGTGGTTGCGCCCGAGGTCGACAGCCAGCTGGCCGCACTGGCCAGTGAAGGTGGCGGCGAGGTGCAGGTGCGTGGCTATCGTGTGAGTGACCTGGACGGATGCCGGCTGGTCATTGCGGCAACCGATGACGCCGGGCTCAATGCCCAGGTCTCGGCCGACGCCCAGGCGCGAAGCCTGCCGGTCAACGTGGTGGACGCACCGGCCCTGTGCACGGTGATCTTCCCGGCGATCGTCGACCGCTCACCCTTGGTGGTGGCGGTCTCCAGCGGCGGCGACGCCCCAGTGCTGGCGCGGTTGATCCGCGCCAAGCTGGAAGCCTGGATTCCGTCGGCCTATGGCGAACTGGCCGGCTTGGCAGCGCGCTTCCGAGACAAGGTCAAAGCCTTGTACCCGGACGTCAACCAGCGCCGCGGCTTTTGGGAGAACGTGTTCCAAGGCCCGATTGCCGAGCGTCAGTTGGCCGGGCAGGGTGCCGAGGCCGAGCGCCTGTTGCAGGCCATGGTCGAAGGCGCGCCGGTTCAGCAGGGTGGCGAGGTGTATCTGGTGGGCGCTGGGCCGGGTGATCCGGACTTGCTGACCTTCCGCGCCTTGCGCCTGATGCAGCAGGCCGACGTTGTGCTGTACGACCGACTGGTGGCTCCGGCGATCATCGAGATGTGCCGGCGCGACGCCGAGCGCATCTACGTGGGCAAGCGCCGCGCCGACCATGCCGTGCCGCAGGACCAGATCAACCGCCTGCTGGTCGACCTTGCCCGCCAGGGCAAGCGCGTGCTGCGGTTGAAGGGGGGCGACCCGTTCATCTTCGGCCGAGGTGGCGAGGAGATCGAGGAGCTGGCTGAGGAAGGTATCCCGTTCCAGGTGGTGCCTGGCATCACCGCGGCCAGTGGTTGTTCCGCTTACGGCGGCATTCCGCTGACTCACCGTGACTACGCGCAATCGGTGCGCTTCGTCACCGGCCACCTGAAGGATGGCACCAGCAACCTGCCGTGGGATGACCTGGTGGCACCGGCCCAGACCCTGGTGTTCTACATGGGGCTGGTGGGGTTGCCGACCATCTGTGCCGAGCTGATTCGCCATGGCCGTGCGGCCAGCACCCCGGCGGCATTGGTGCAGCAGGGGACTACGCGTAATCAGCGGGTGTTTACCGGGACCTTGGCCGACCTGCCGGACCTGGTGGCCCAGCATGAAGTGCATGCGCCGACCCTGGTGATTGTTGGGGAGGTGGTGCAGTTGCGGGAGAAGCTGGCCTGGTTTGAAGGGGCGCAACAGGGCTGA
- a CDS encoding response regulator, producing MSHLLIVDDDVEVLDLLQKFLRQHGYEVDVASDGEGLWRALERRVPDLVILDVMLPGDSGLVLCQRLLAEHKVAVIMLTAMGELSDRVVGLELGADDYLTKPFAARELLARVRAVLRRAGEAPVPAGNPRTVLEFSGWQLDVVRRELRSPQQVMIPLSNGEFELLLVFAEHPRRVLSRQQLLDLARGETHEAYDRSVDVQVSRLRRKLETDGEAEPLIRTLRNVGYLFTPTVVKR from the coding sequence GTGAGCCATTTGCTGATTGTCGACGATGATGTCGAGGTGCTTGATCTGCTGCAGAAGTTCCTTCGCCAGCATGGCTATGAAGTGGACGTGGCCAGCGATGGAGAGGGCTTGTGGCGGGCCCTGGAGCGGCGGGTACCTGACCTGGTCATCCTCGATGTGATGCTGCCCGGCGACAGTGGCCTGGTGCTGTGCCAGCGTCTGCTCGCCGAACACAAGGTGGCGGTGATCATGCTGACGGCCATGGGCGAGTTGAGTGATCGCGTCGTGGGGCTGGAGTTGGGCGCTGATGACTACCTGACCAAGCCGTTCGCGGCTCGCGAGTTGTTGGCCAGGGTGAGGGCGGTACTGCGCCGTGCCGGTGAAGCGCCGGTACCCGCAGGCAACCCGCGTACCGTATTGGAGTTCTCGGGCTGGCAGCTGGATGTGGTAAGGCGCGAGTTGCGCTCACCTCAGCAGGTGATGATTCCGCTGTCCAACGGGGAGTTCGAATTGCTGCTGGTGTTCGCCGAGCACCCAAGGCGTGTGCTCAGTCGCCAGCAACTGCTCGACCTGGCGCGTGGCGAGACGCATGAAGCGTATGACCGCAGCGTGGATGTGCAGGTCAGCCGTCTGCGTCGCAAACTGGAAACCGACGGTGAGGCCGAACCGCTGATTCGGACATTGCGCAATGTCGGCTATCTGTTCACGCCAACTGTGGTGAAGCGATGA
- the tusD gene encoding sulfurtransferase complex subunit TusD: MKFAIAVFSPAHAPSSRRALRFAESVLAGGHEIARLFFYQDGVHSASANIVAPQDELDVASQWRAFVEQHQLDAVVCIAAALRRGVLDEAEANRYQRAAVNLPKPWELSGLGQLHEAAQVADRLICFGGD; this comes from the coding sequence ATGAAATTCGCAATTGCGGTGTTTTCCCCGGCCCACGCGCCCTCATCGCGCCGGGCCCTGCGCTTCGCCGAGTCGGTGCTGGCGGGCGGGCATGAAATTGCCCGGCTGTTTTTCTATCAGGACGGCGTGCACAGCGCCTCGGCCAACATCGTAGCGCCCCAGGATGAACTGGACGTGGCCAGCCAATGGCGCGCCTTCGTCGAGCAACACCAGCTCGACGCGGTAGTGTGCATCGCCGCCGCCCTGCGTCGCGGCGTGCTCGACGAAGCCGAAGCCAACCGTTACCAGCGCGCGGCGGTCAACCTGCCCAAGCCTTGGGAATTGTCCGGCCTCGGCCAGTTGCACGAGGCGGCGCAAGTTGCCGACCGCCTGATCTGCTTCGGGGGTGATTGA
- a CDS encoding DUF1348 family protein, producing MSRPPLPPFTHASAVEKVRLAEDGWNSRDAAKVALAYTLDTHWRNRVEFASNREQAQAFLTRKWNRELEYRLIKELWAFTDNRIAVRYAYEYRDDSGQWFRAYGNENWEFAEDGLMRNRHASINELPIAEADRKFRWPLGRRPDDHPGLSDLGL from the coding sequence ATGTCCCGCCCGCCACTGCCCCCGTTCACCCACGCCTCGGCCGTCGAAAAAGTCCGTCTCGCCGAGGACGGCTGGAACAGCCGCGATGCGGCAAAGGTCGCGCTTGCCTATACCTTGGACACCCACTGGCGCAACCGCGTCGAGTTCGCCAGCAACCGTGAGCAGGCCCAGGCTTTCCTGACCCGCAAATGGAACCGTGAACTGGAGTACCGACTGATCAAGGAGCTGTGGGCGTTCACCGACAACCGCATCGCCGTGCGCTACGCCTACGAATACCGCGATGACAGCGGCCAGTGGTTCCGCGCCTACGGCAACGAGAATTGGGAATTTGCCGAAGACGGGTTGATGCGTAATCGTCATGCCAGCATCAACGAGCTGCCCATCGCCGAAGCCGACCGTAAATTCCGCTGGCCGCTAGGCCGACGCCCGGACGACCACCCAGGCCTGAGCGACCTGGGGCTCTGA
- a CDS encoding VacJ family lipoprotein, producing the protein MSASVFLSASARNALLALLLLTAGGCSQRTASASAACSDSRHLVSDPAEPANRAVFAFNRSVDDYVAAPIARGYTTLPEFAQHGLHNFVANFGEPKVFVNDLLQGNVHRSMTTLSRFIFNTTFGLAGLVDVSGKMGLERHSADFGQTFGVWSIGAGPIVELPLLGSHNLRDATGRVLSLAVDPFGDNSDTVDTLNTVAMTGGAVAGRAQALPITDVLQEAPDYYRAVRDYTAMVRAHYVEEGKAGKPVAWTNQCLEQDDEQ; encoded by the coding sequence ATGTCTGCTTCTGTTTTCCTATCGGCCTCAGCCCGTAACGCACTGCTGGCCCTGCTACTGCTCACGGCGGGGGGCTGCAGCCAGCGCACGGCTTCGGCAAGCGCCGCGTGCAGCGACTCCCGCCACCTGGTAAGCGACCCTGCCGAGCCAGCCAACCGCGCGGTATTTGCCTTCAACCGCAGCGTCGATGACTACGTGGCAGCCCCGATTGCCCGCGGCTACACCACCCTGCCGGAGTTTGCACAACACGGCCTGCACAACTTCGTGGCCAACTTCGGCGAGCCGAAAGTCTTCGTCAACGACCTGCTGCAAGGCAACGTGCATCGCTCGATGACCACCCTGTCGCGGTTCATCTTCAATACCACCTTCGGCCTGGCCGGCCTGGTCGATGTGTCCGGCAAGATGGGGCTTGAGCGCCATAGCGCCGACTTCGGCCAGACCTTTGGCGTCTGGAGCATCGGTGCCGGGCCAATCGTCGAGCTGCCCCTGCTTGGCTCGCACAACCTGCGCGATGCTACCGGCCGTGTGCTGAGCCTTGCCGTCGACCCGTTCGGCGACAACAGCGACACCGTCGACACCCTGAACACCGTGGCCATGACCGGCGGCGCGGTGGCCGGCCGAGCGCAGGCACTCCCGATAACCGACGTGCTGCAGGAGGCGCCTGATTATTACCGCGCGGTGCGTGACTACACCGCGATGGTTCGCGCCCACTATGTCGAAGAAGGCAAAGCCGGCAAACCGGTTGCCTGGACCAACCAATGCCTGGAGCAAGACGATGAACAGTGA
- a CDS encoding TusE/DsrC/DsvC family sulfur relay protein: protein MSTLNVGDRDIALDKDGFLVDLQDWSHPVAEALASREGIPLTADHWEILDLLRQFYQEYQLSPATRPLIKYTALKLGPEKGNSPHLNRLFNGTPAKLAAKLAGLPKPTNCI, encoded by the coding sequence ATGAGTACCCTGAATGTCGGCGATCGTGACATCGCCCTGGACAAAGACGGCTTCCTGGTCGACCTGCAAGACTGGTCTCACCCCGTCGCCGAAGCCCTCGCCAGCCGCGAGGGCATCCCGCTGACTGCGGATCACTGGGAAATCCTCGATCTGCTGCGCCAGTTCTACCAGGAATACCAGCTGTCCCCGGCCACTCGCCCGCTCATCAAGTACACCGCGCTCAAGCTGGGCCCAGAGAAAGGCAACAGCCCGCACCTCAACCGCCTGTTCAATGGCACCCCCGCCAAACTCGCCGCCAAGCTGGCGGGACTGCCCAAGCCGACCAACTGCATATGA
- a CDS encoding ATP-binding protein produces MNPRPRGRQKGWRPRITITRWIALTTLAAMLTLLGLRGVFSLVLENWAQPPLQQSGILERLAIVTRMLDAAPVEQRAVLAQAANDGSYDVQWLRTFDQAGLPPLNNTELNKSGAILRGLLGRPDAAMKAYGPEDLPDNSAVQGYALMVQLSDRSWVLFHTTSRNWGLDELPRYLIILVLMLSSSVVVALLAGRYLANPLERFAEGARRFGKDFNAPPIPVVGPHDLRQAILAFNATQAQLKHFLNDRTQMLAAISHDLRAPLTRMRLRGEFIEDAELQAKLFKDVDEMEAMVNAALEFFRDEARFEQTTAFDLGELLQTVVDDFKDAGVEVAFDGPRRCVYVGRPVALKRVLVNLIDNAAKYGREPALQLRAGSDELEICVLDRGPGIAPELHEQVFAPFFRIEGSRNKHTGGVGLGLSTVRAIVLEQGGSVTLANRPEGGLQVNVTLPVG; encoded by the coding sequence ATGAACCCACGGCCCCGGGGTCGTCAAAAAGGCTGGCGCCCCCGAATCACCATCACCCGCTGGATTGCCCTGACCACGCTGGCGGCGATGCTGACGTTGCTGGGGCTAAGGGGTGTGTTCAGTCTTGTGCTGGAGAACTGGGCGCAGCCTCCCTTGCAACAAAGCGGCATTCTCGAGCGTCTGGCCATCGTCACTCGCATGCTCGATGCGGCGCCTGTCGAGCAGCGTGCGGTGCTGGCGCAGGCGGCCAACGACGGTTCATACGATGTGCAATGGCTGCGTACTTTCGATCAGGCGGGTCTCCCGCCGTTGAACAACACCGAACTCAACAAAAGCGGGGCTATTCTGCGTGGCCTGTTGGGGCGGCCAGATGCCGCCATGAAAGCGTATGGGCCGGAGGACTTGCCGGACAATTCAGCCGTGCAGGGCTATGCGTTGATGGTCCAGCTGTCCGACCGTTCCTGGGTGCTGTTCCACACCACGTCACGCAACTGGGGCCTGGACGAACTGCCACGCTACCTGATCATTCTGGTGCTGATGCTGTCATCCAGCGTTGTCGTGGCGCTGTTGGCCGGTCGCTACCTGGCCAACCCACTGGAGCGCTTCGCCGAGGGGGCGCGGCGGTTCGGCAAGGATTTCAATGCACCACCGATTCCGGTGGTCGGCCCCCATGACCTGCGTCAGGCGATTCTTGCGTTCAACGCTACCCAAGCCCAGCTCAAGCATTTTCTCAACGACCGCACGCAGATGCTGGCGGCCATCTCCCACGACCTGCGTGCCCCCCTGACGCGGATGCGCCTGCGCGGTGAGTTCATCGAGGATGCCGAACTGCAAGCCAAGCTGTTCAAGGATGTGGACGAGATGGAGGCGATGGTCAACGCCGCACTGGAGTTCTTCCGGGACGAAGCGCGGTTCGAGCAGACCACGGCGTTTGACTTGGGCGAGCTGCTGCAGACGGTGGTGGACGACTTCAAGGATGCCGGTGTTGAGGTGGCCTTCGACGGCCCGCGTCGCTGCGTTTATGTCGGCCGGCCGGTGGCGCTCAAACGGGTGCTGGTCAACCTCATCGACAATGCCGCGAAGTATGGGCGGGAGCCAGCGCTGCAGCTACGGGCGGGTTCTGATGAGCTTGAGATTTGCGTGCTCGACCGTGGGCCGGGTATTGCGCCGGAGTTGCACGAGCAGGTTTTTGCGCCGTTCTTTCGCATCGAGGGCTCGCGCAACAAGCATACCGGTGGTGTGGGGCTTGGGCTGTCGACGGTGCGTGCGATCGTACTGGAGCAAGGTGGCAGCGTGACGTTGGCCAACCGCCCGGAGGGCGGGCTGCAGGTCAATGTCACGCTGCCTGTCGGCTGA
- the tusC gene encoding sulfurtransferase complex subunit TusC: protein MAKSMLIISRQAPWNGPSAREALDIALAGGAFDLPLAMLFLDDGVFQLAPGQQPAAVQQKNLAANLQALPMFGVDELFACGHSLSRRGLGSDALELPVQVLDDQALAALIARFDLVVTL from the coding sequence ATGGCCAAATCCATGTTGATCATCAGCCGCCAGGCGCCGTGGAACGGCCCGTCGGCCCGCGAAGCACTGGACATTGCCCTGGCCGGAGGCGCGTTTGACCTGCCCCTCGCCATGCTGTTCCTCGATGACGGCGTTTTCCAGCTTGCCCCAGGCCAGCAACCTGCCGCCGTGCAGCAGAAAAACCTCGCCGCCAACCTCCAGGCCTTGCCGATGTTCGGCGTCGACGAACTGTTCGCCTGCGGCCACAGCCTAAGCCGACGCGGCCTTGGCAGCGACGCGCTGGAGCTGCCGGTGCAGGTGCTGGACGACCAGGCCCTCGCTGCACTGATCGCCCGTTTCGACCTGGTGGTAACCCTGTGA
- the tusB gene encoding sulfurtransferase complex subunit TusB has translation MTTLHVIAHSPFGDDRLSSCLRLLGAEDAVLLCGDAVYALRPGSEPYAALQAADLDTRLFALDEDLQARALDGALAKAIDYPAFVALSLQYDKVNSWL, from the coding sequence ATGACGACCCTGCATGTAATTGCCCACTCGCCCTTTGGCGATGACCGCCTGAGCAGCTGCCTGCGCCTGCTGGGTGCCGAGGATGCCGTGCTGCTGTGCGGCGATGCGGTGTATGCCCTGCGCCCAGGCAGCGAACCCTATGCCGCGCTGCAGGCCGCTGACCTCGACACGCGCCTGTTCGCCCTCGATGAGGACCTTCAGGCACGCGCCCTCGACGGGGCACTGGCCAAGGCCATCGACTACCCAGCCTTCGTCGCACTTTCGCTGCAATACGACAAGGTCAACAGCTGGCTATGA